A genomic region of Amphiura filiformis chromosome 6, Afil_fr2py, whole genome shotgun sequence contains the following coding sequences:
- the LOC140155169 gene encoding propionyl-CoA carboxylase beta chain, mitochondrial-like: MANLMRNCRLLRPTLSLFRYDRGCSSLGPTSLMQRVQHKIDTKRQRALEGGGKHRIEAQHKRGKLTARERVNILVDPGSFIEYDMFAEHRCTDFGMDADDKKFPGDGVVTGHGLINGRIVYIFSQDFTVHGGSLSSAHARKVCKIMDQAMDVGAPVIGLNDSGGARIQEGVESLAGYADIFQRNVMASGVIPQISLIMGPCAGGAVYSPALTDFTFMVKDTSYLFITGPDVVKAVTQEDVTFQDLGGAKAHTSISGVAHGAFENDIDALLNLRDLYNYLPLSNRDAAPVMACDDPRDRIVPVLDTIVPPESNKPYDILDVVKATVDNRTFFEIMPAYAKNIVTGFSRMNGRTVGIVGNQPKVASGCLDINSSVKGARFVRFCDAFNIPIITFVDVPGFLPGTSQEHGGIIRHGAKLLYAYAEATVPKITVITRKAYGGAYDVMSSKHLRGDTNYAWPTAEVAVMGAQGAVKIIFRGTEEEVREAEEEYIDKFANPFPAATRGFVDDIIIPSTTRQRICRDLDVLASKHKENPYKKHANIPL; encoded by the exons ATGgctaatttgatgagaaattgtagGCTTTTACGGCCCACTTTAAGCCTATTTAGATATGATAGGGGTTGCTCGTCGTTGGGACCTACCTCTTTGATGCAACGTGTGCAACATAAAATCGACACGAAGCGTCAACGAGCTTTAGAAGGCGGTGGCAAACATCGAATTGAAGCTCAACACAAACGT GGCAAGCTGACAGCGAGAGAACGTGTTAACATCCTAGTTGATCCTGGATCTTTTATTGAGTATGATATGTTTGCCGAGCACAGATGCACAGATTTTGGCATGGATGCTGATGACAAAAAG TTTCCAGGAGATGGTGTGGTTACAGGACATGGACTAATCAATGGCAGGATTGTGTATATATTCAGTCAG GATTTCACTGTGCATGGAGGAAGCCTGTCCAGTGCTCATGCCAGGAAGGTGTGTAAAATAATGGATCAAGCCATGGATGTAGGTGCACCTGTTATTGGTCTCAATGATTCAGGTGGAGCCAGGATTCAGGAAGGAGTTGAGTCTCTGGCAGGATATGCAGATATTTTCCAG AGGAATGTGATGGCATCTGGTGTCATCCCTCAAATCTCACTCATCATGGGACCCTGTGCAGGAGGTGCAGTCTATTCACCAGCTCTCACAGATTTCACATTCATGGTCAAA GATACATCTTATTTATTTATCACTGGTCCAGATGTTGTCAAA GCTGTTACGCAAGAGGATGTTACCTTCCAAGATTTAGGTGGAGCTAAAGCACACACATCAATCTCAG GGGTTGCACATGGTGCATTTGAGAACGACATTGATGCCTTGTTGAATTTGCGAGACCTATACAACTATCTTCCACTTAGTAATCGTGATGCTGCTCCAGTAATGGCATGTGATGATCCAAG GGACCGCATTGTACCAGTATTAGACACAATAGTGCCACCAGAATCCAATAAACCTTATGATATCTTGGATGTGGTTAAAGCT ACTGTTGATAATAGAACCTTCTTTGAGATTATGCCAGCATATGCAAAAAACATTGTCACTGGATTTTCACGTATGAATGGCAGGACGGTTGGTATTGTTGGAAACCAACCAAAGGTGGCTTCAG GCTGTCTAGATATTAATTCCTCTGTAAAGGGAGCCAGATTTGTAAGGTTTTGCGATGCTTTCAACATCCCTATTATAACATTTGTAGATGTACCAGGATTCTTACCAG GTACATCTCAGGAGCATGGTGGTATCATCAGACATGGAGCTAAGCTGCTGTATGCTTATGCTGAAGCTACTGTACCAAAGATCACTGTAATTACAAGAAAG GCCTATGGGGGTGCATATGACGTGATGAGCTCCAAACATTTACGAGGTGATACCAACTATGCATGGCCAACAGCAGAGGTAGCTGTAATGGGAGCACAG GGTGCTGTAAAGATTATCTTCCGAGGTACAGAGGAAGAAGTAAGAGAAGCTGAAGAGGAATACATTGATAAATTCGCTAATCCCTTCCCAGCAGCTACCAGAG
- the LOC140155170 gene encoding uncharacterized protein codes for MNATSLYVSTCRYILHADHENPDSWGDLYRLLPYLRQSLSCCVCGNLLSDPMGPTNSTCQHHVCKGCIGGKMLLKPSCSWCKDYSLFAENKQLQILLSCYKKLCEYIADTPIARNMVGANGGTSNTLAILQEGMAIQEGNAYAQSKKNLDDQAVHVNIMELLTKANKTVPSMSEEPAAAGTEAGSSTSTINANHNHDNAEVPPLPTTPPTTNGGTPNRRVSVEAISPSTSSPTTSPQVASNHCGNSNETGLDSEGGMTSSASYSVSLSSSGEMPRIKIKRKHKGDRDGKEHKKKKKDKKHKRHRHKRTLETNEAGHSGINSDSPTPPKVKKLIISGHRAKLLKSGRKLQIRGGCRCGTGGPKPGMFTCLGARCPCYVSEMECTKCRCRGCRNPYTKPRTAIPAHVMRQESKEDSDVDIDVTE; via the coding sequence ATGAATGCTACAAGTCTTTACGTGTCTACCTGTCGCTACATATTACACGCCGATCATGAAAACCCCGATTCCTGGGGTGATTTGTATCGCCTATTGCCGTATTTGAGACAATCTCTTTCGTGTTGTGTATGCGGTAACCTACTCTCCGATCCAATGGGACCAACCAACTCGACTTGTCAGCATCACGTTTGCAAGGGCTGTATAGGCGGTAAAATGCTTCTAAAACCTTCATGTAGTTGGTGCAAAGATTACAGCCTATTTGCTGAGAATAAACAGCTACAAATTTTGCTTTCTTGCTACAAGAAACTATGCGAGTACATCGCGGATACGCCCATTGCTCGCAATATGGTAGGAGCAAATGGAGGAACTAGCAATACACTGGCGATTTTACAAGAAGGTATGGCAATACAAGAAGGCAATGCGTATGCTCAGAGCAAGAAAAATTTAGACGATCAGGCAGTTCATGTGAACATCATGGAGTTATTGACCAAAGCTAACAAAACTGTACCATCAATGTCAGAAGAACCAGCAGCAGCAGGAACTGAAGCTGGTTCATCGACAAGCACTATCAATGCAaatcacaatcatgacaatgccgAGGTGCCGCCACTGCCAACTACACCCCCAACAACAAATGGTGGAACTCCAAATAGGAGAGTAAGTGTAGAAGCTATTTCGCCATCTACATCTTCACCAACAACCTCACCACAAGTTGCAAGTAACCATTGTGGCAACTCAAATGAAACGGGGTTAGACAGCGAAGGTGGTATGACAAGTTCAGCGTCATATAGTGTTTCTTTATCTTCCTCAGGAGAAATGCCACGCATAAAAATTAAACGAAAGCATAAAGGTGACCGTGATGGCAAAGagcataaaaagaaaaagaaagacaaaaaacaCAAAAGACATCGGCACAAACGCACTTTAGAAACAAATGAGGCAGGACACTCAGGGATTAACTCAGATTCACCAACACCTCCCAAAGTTAAAAAGCTTATTATATCAGGACATCGTGCAAAGCTGCTTAAATCTGGTAGGAAGCTGCAGATAAGAGGTGGTTGCAGATGTGGAACTGGGGGACCAAAACCAGGGATGTTTACCTGCTTAGGAGCCAGGTGTCCATGTTACGTGTCGGAAATGGAGTGCACCAAATGTCGTTGTAGGGGATGCAGAAATCCATACACAAAACCAAGAACAGCTATACCTGCACATGTTATGAGACAAGAAAGTAAAGAAGATAGTGATGTTGATATAGATGTAACagaatga